Proteins encoded in a region of the Esox lucius isolate fEsoLuc1 chromosome 9, fEsoLuc1.pri, whole genome shotgun sequence genome:
- the LOC114839752 gene encoding mucin-19 isoform X8, whose translation MVGEMALMFGLSLRVTLINCLLFGGIACFPTSKGDYEGIHQATQKGTSHGNKTIWHRIHVPQKMQLKHLPHAPTGMPKVTGQNTSAVVETGSKFPAEVSGHSSLASAVTGLKTAAEVTHQMGLNVTGHGGPANAVNGQKTTAEVTGHIALTEVTGHMGPSEVTSHSGPASAGTGPKIPTEVTRHNGTAQAVTGPKIPAVVTRHRGPASAVTGLKIPAEVTMRGDLASPVTGPTIPAEVTRHIALTEVTGHMGPLEVTKHSGTAGSVTGPEIPTEVTRHSGTAGAVTGLKIPAEVTMRGDPASPVTGPKIPAKVTGQSSPASAVIGPKIQDAVTRHIALTGHMGPPEATRHSSPASAVTGLKAADEVTHHIGLNYITGHGGPLNAVTGPKITAEVTRRGVTELKIPAKVTGYIALTEVTGHMGPSKVTRHSGPASAVTGLKIPSEVTMRGDLASPVTGPKIPAEVTRLGDLASAVTDLKIPAKVTMRGDLASPVTGPKIPAEVTRLGDLASAVTDLKIPAKVTGHIALTEVAGHMGPPEVTRHSSPASAVTGLKAAAEVTHHMGLNNVTGHGAPASAVTGLKIPAEVTMRGDLASPVTGPKIPAEVTRHIALTAVTGHMGTPEVTRHSSPASAVTGLKAAAEVTGQSSPASAVIGPKIQAAVTRHIALTEVTGHMGPPEATRHSSPASAVTGLKAAAEVTHHMGLNYVTGHGAPASAVTGPKIPADVTRHIALTEVTGHMGTPEVTGHSSPASAVTGLKAAAEVTHHMGLNYVTRHSGTAGAVTGLKIPAEVTMRGDLASPVTGLKFPAEVTGQSSPASAVIGPKIPAEVTGHIALTEVAGHMGTPEVTRHSSPASAVTGLKAAAEVIHHMGLNYITGHGGPLNAVTGPKITAEVTRRGDLANAVTELKIPAKVTGYIALTEVTGHMGPSEVTRNSGPASAVTGPKIQAEVTRQSGPASAVTGLKIPAEVTGQSSPASAVTGPTIPAEVTGHIVLTEVTGHMGPIEVTRHSGPASAVTVLKIPAEVTRLGDLASPVTGPKIPAEVTRLGDLASAVTDLKAAAEVTHHMGLNNVTGHGAPASAVTGPKIPAEVTGHIALTEVTGHMGPPEVTRHSSPASAVTGLKAAAEVTHHMGLNYVTGHGAPASAVTGLKIPAEVTGQSSPASAVTGLKIPTAVTRHIALTEVTGHMGPPEVTRHSGPASAVTGPEIPTEVTRHSGTAGAVTGPDIPTEVTRHSGTADAVTGPDIPAEVTRHSGPASAVTGPEIPTEVTRHSGTAGAVTGPKIQAEVTRRGDLESAVTDLKIPAKVTGHIALTEVTGHMGPPEVTGHSSPASAVNGLKAAAEVTHHMGLNYVTGHGAPASAVTGPKIQAEVTRHIALTEVTGHMGIPVVTRHSSPASAVTGLKAAAEVTHQMGLNYVTGHGGPANAVTGPKITVEVTRRGDLASAVTGLKIPADVTGHSSPTSVVTGPKHSDEMTGHGGPTYATEPGGPASVVTSPNYPNVTSVTVSEQKPGEMLHNVSQLIPFSKLNLTSNVTSYSATTNFNYPAASSVSYASAARELGNQALVMSGPRASAVAAASGPRASAVAAASGPRASAGAAASGPRASAGAAASGLLIATRGYWEESTG comes from the exons ATGGTAGGCGAAATGGCTTTGATGTTTGGACTCTCATTGAG AGTTACCTTGATAAACTGCCTGCTATTTGGTGGGATAGCCTGTTTTCCAACATCAAAGG GTGACTATGAAGGAATTCACCAAGCTACACAAAAAGGAACAAGCCAcggaaataaaacaatatggCATCGAATACATGTGCCACAGAAAATGCAGTTGAAACATCTTCCCCATGCTCCAACAGGGATGCCAAAAGTCACTGGTCAAAATACCTCAGCAGTTGTGGAGACTGGCTCAAAATTCCCAGCTGAGGTATCTGGTCACAGTAGTCTAGCAAGTGCGGTGACTGGCCTAAAAACCGCAGCTGAAGTAACCCATCAAATGGGCCTAAATGTAACTGGACACGGTGGCCCAGCAAATGCGGTGAATGGACAAAAAACCACGGCTGAAGTAACAGGTCACATTGCACTGACTGAAGTGACTGGGCATATGGGACCATCTGAAGTTACCAGTCATAGTGGCCCAGCAAGTGCTGGGACAGGCCCAAAAATCCCAACTGAAGTAACCAGGCATAATGGCACAGCACAAGCTGTGACTGGCCCAAAAATCCCAGCTGTAGTTACCAGGCATCGTGGCCCAGCAAGTGCTGTGACTGGCCTGAAAATCCCAGCTGAAGTAACCATGCGTGGTGACCTAGCAAGTCCTGTGACTGGCCCAACAATCCCAGCTGAAGTTACCAGGCACATTGCACTGACTGAAGTGACTGGGCATATGGGACCACTTGAAGTAACCAAGCATAGCGGCACAGCAGGTTCTGTGACAGGCCCAGAAATCCCAACTGAGGTAACCAGGCATAGTGGCACAGCAGGTGCTGTGACAGGCCTGAAAATCCCTGCTGAAGTAACCATGCGTGGTGACCCAGCAAGTCCTGTGACTGGCCCAAAAATCCCAGCTAAAGTAACTGGTCAAAGTAGCCCAGCAAGTGCTGTGATTGGCCCAAAAATCCAAGATGCAGTTACCAGGCACATTGCACTGACTGGGCATATGGGACCACCTGAAGCAACCAGGCATAGTAGCCCAGCAAGTGCTGTGACTGGCCTGAAAGCCGCAGATGAAGTAACCCATCACATAGGCCTAAATTATATAACTGGACATGGTGGCCCACTAAATGCGGTGACTGGCCCAAAAATCACAGCTGAAGTAACCAGGCGTGGCGTGACTGAGTTGAAAATCCCAGCAAAAGTAACTGGGTACATTGCACTGACTGAAGTGACTGGGCATATGGGACCATCTAAAGTAACTAGGCATAGTGGCCCAGCAAGTGCTGTGACAGGCCTGAAAATCCCATCTGAAGTAACCATGCGTGGTGACCTAGCAAGTCCTGTGACTGGCCCAAAAATCCCAGCTGAAGTAACCAGGCTTGGTGACCTAGCAAGTGCTGTGACTGACCTGAAAATCCCAGCTAAAGTAACCATGCGTGGTGACTTAGCAAGTCCTGTGACTGGCCCAAAAATCCCAGCTGAAGTAACCAGGCTTGGTGACCTAGCAAGTGCTGTGACTGACCTGAAAATCCCAGCTAAAGTAACTGGACACATTGCACTGACTGAAGTGGCTGGGCATATGGGACCACCTGAAGTAACCAGGCATAGTAGCCCAGCTAGTGCTGTGACTGGCCTGAAAGCCGCAGCTGAAGTAACCCATCACATGGGCCTAAATAATGTAACTGGTCATGGTGCCCCAGCAAGTGCGGTGACTGGCCTGAAAATCCCAGCTGAAGTAACCATGCGTGGTGACCTAGCAAGTCCTGTGACTGGCCCAAAAATCCCAGCTGAAGTTACCAGGCACATTGCACTGACTGCAGTGACTGGGCATATGGGAACACCTGAAGTAACCAGGCATAGTAGCCCAGCAAGTGCTGTGACTGGCCTAAAAGCCGCAGCTGAAGTAACTGGTCAAAGTAGCCCAGCAAGTGCTGTGATTGGCCCAAAAATCCAAGCTGCAGTTACCCGGCACATTGCACTGACTGAAGTGACTGGGCATATGGGACCACCTGAAGCAACCAGGCATAGTAGCCCAGCAAGTGCTGTGACTGGCCTAAAAGCCGCAGCTGAAGTAACCCATCACATGGGCCTAAATTATGTAACTGGTCATGGTGCCCCAGCAAGTGCGGTGACTGGCCCAAAAATCCCAGCTGATGTTACCAGGCACATTGCACTGACTGAAGTGACTGGGCATATGGGAACACCTGAAGTAACCGGGCATAGTAGCCCAGCAAGTGCTGTGACTGGCCTAAAAGCCGCAGCTGAAGTAACCCATCACATGGGCCTAAATTATGTAACCAGGCATAGTGGCACAGCAGGAGCTGTGACAGGCCTGAAAATCCCTGCTGAAGTAACCATGCGTGGTGACCTAGCAAGTCCTGTGACTGGCCTGAAATTCCCAGCTGAAGTAACTGGTCAAAGTAGCCCAGCAAGTGCTGTGATTGGCCCAAAAATCCCAGCTGAAGTTACCGGGCACATTGCACTGACTGAAGTGGCTGGGCATATGGGAACACCTGAAGTAACCAGGCATAGTAGCCCAGCAAGTGCTGTGACTGGCCTGAAAGCCGCAGCTGAAGTAATCCATCACATGGGCCTAAATTATATAACTGGACATGGTGGCCCACTAAATGCGGTGACTGGCCCAAAAATCACAGCTGAAGTAACCAGGCGTGGTGACCTAGCAAATGCTGTGACTGAGCTGAAAATCCCAGCAAAAGTAACTGGGTACATTGCATTGACTGAAGTGACTGGGCATATGGGACCATCTGAAGTAACCAGGAACAGTGGCCCAGCAAGTGCTGTGACCGGCCCAAAAATCCAAGCTGAAGTTACCAGGCAAAGTGGCCCTGCAAGTGCTGTGACAGGCCTGAAAATCCCAGCTGAAGTAACTGGTCAAAGTAGCCCAGCAAGTGCTGTGACTGGCCCAACAATCCCAGCTGAAGTTACTGGGCACATTGTACTGACTGAAGTGACTGGGCACATGGGACCAATAGAAGTAACCAGGCATAGTGGCCCAGCAAGTGCTGTGACAGTCCTGAAAATCCCAGCTGAAGTAACCAGGCTTGGTGACCTAGCAAGTCCTGTGACTGGCCCAAAAATCCCAGCTGAAGTAACCAGGCTTGGTGACCTAGCAAGTGCTGTGACTGACCTGAAAGCCGCAGCTGAAGTAACCCATCACATGGGCCTAAATAATGTAACTGGACATGGTGCCCCAGCAAGTGCGGTGACTGGCCCAAAAATCCCAGCTGAAGTTACTGGGCACATTGCACTGACTGAAGTGACTGGGCATATGGGACCACCTGAAGTAACCAGGCATAGTAGCCCAGCAAGTGCTGTGACTGGCCTGAAAGCCGCAGCTGAAGTAACCCATCACATGGGCCTAAATTATGTAACTGGACATGGTGCCCCAGCAAGTGCGGTGACTGGCCTGAAAATCCCAGCTGAAGTAACTGGTCAAAGTAGCCCAGCAAGTGCTGTGACAGGCCTCAAAATCCCAACTGCCGTAACCAGGCACATTGCACTGACTGAAGTGACTGGGCATATGGGACCACCTGAAGTAACCAGGCATAGTGGCCCAGCAAGTGCTGTGACAGGCCCAGAAATCCCAACTGAGGTAACCAGGCATAGTGGCACAGCAGGTGCTGTGACTGGCCCAGACATCCCAACTGAGGTAACCAGGCATAGCGGCACAGCAGATGCTGTGACTGGCCCAGATATCCCAGCTGAAGTTACCAGGCATAGTGGCCCAGCAAGTGCTGTGACAGGCCCAGAAATCCCAACTGAGGTAACCAGGCATAGTGGCACAGCAGGTGCTGTGACAGGCCCAAAAATCCAAGCTGAAGTTACCAGGCGTGGTGACCTAGAAAGTGCTGTGACTGACCTGAAAATCCCAGCTAAAGTAACTGGGCACATTGCACTGACTGAAGTGACTGGGCATATGGGACCACCTGAAGTAACCGGGCATAGTAGCCCAGCAAGTGCTGTGAATGGCCTGAAAGCCGCAGCTGAAGTTACCCATCACATGGGCCTAAATTATGTAACTGGACATGGTGCCCCAGCAAGTGCGGTGACTGGCCCAAAAATCCAAGCTGAAGTTACCAGGCACATTGCACTGACTGAAGTGACTGGGCATATGGGAATACCTGTAGTAACCAGGCATAGTAGCCCAGCAAGTGCTGTGACTGGCCTGAAAGCCGCAGCTGAAGTAACCCATCAAATGGGCCTAAATTATGTAACTGGACATGGTGGCCCAGCAAATGCAGTGACTGGCCCAAAAATCACAGTTGAAGTAACCAGGCGTGGTGACCTAGCAAGTGCTGTGACTGGGCTGAAAATCCCAGCTGACGTAACCGGTCACAGTAGCCCAACAAGTGTAGTGACTGGCCCAAAACACTCAGATGAGATGACAGGGCATGGTGGCCCAACCTATGCAACTGAGCCTGGTGGCCCAGCAAGTGTGGTGACTTCCCCAAATTACCCAAATGTTACATCTGTTACTGTGTCTGAACAGAAACCAGGTGAAATGCTTCATAATGTCTCGCAACTGATTCCTTTTTCCAAGTTGAACCTTACCTCAAATGTGACAAGTTACTCAGCTACCACCAACTTTAATTACCCAGCAGCATCATCTGTCTCCTATGCCTCAGCAGCAAGAGAATTAGGCAACCAGGCTTTAGTAATGTCGGGTCCCCGGGCCTCTGCCGTCGCGGCGGCGTCGGGTCCCCGGGCCTCTGCCGTCGCGGCGGCGTCGGGTCCCCGGGCCTCTGCCGGCGCGGCGGCGTCGGGTCCCCGGGCCTCTGCCGGCGCGGCGGCGTCGGGCCTCCTGATTGCAACCAGGGGATACTGGGAG GAATCTACTGGTTGA
- the LOC114839752 gene encoding mucin-12 isoform X5 produces the protein MGPSKVTRHSGPASAVTGLKIPSEVTMRGDLASPVTGPKIPAEVTRLGDLASAVTDLKIPAKVTMRGDLASPVTGPKIPAEVTRLGDLASAVTDLKIPAKVTGHIALTEVAGHMGPPEVTRHSSPASAVTGLKAAAEVTHHMGLNNVTGHGAPASAVTGLKIPAEVTMRGDLASPVTGPKIPAEVTRHIALTAVTGHMGTPEVTRHSSPASAVTGLKAAAEVTGQSSPASAVIGPKIQAAVTRHIALTEVTGHMGPPEATRHSSPASAVTGLKAAAEVTHHMGLNYVTGHGAPASAVTGPKIPADVTRHIALTEVTGHMGTPEVTGHSSPASAVTGLKAAAEVTHHMGLNYVTRHSGTAGAVTGLKIPAEVTMRGDLASPVTGLKFPAEVTGQSSPASAVIGPKIPAEVTGHIALTEVAGHMGTPEVTRHSSPASAVTGLKAAAEVIHHMGLNYITGHGGPLNAVTGPKITAEVTRRGDLANAVTELKIPAKVTGYIALTEVTGHMGPSEVTRNSGPASAVTGPKIQAEVTRQSGPASAVTGLKIPAEVTGQSSPASAVTGPTIPAEVTGHIVLTEVTGHMGPIEVTRHSGPASAVTVLKIPAEVTRLGDLASPVTGPKIPAEVTRLGDLASAVTDLKAAAEVTHHMGLNNVTGHGAPASAVTGPKIPAEVTGHIALTEVTGHMGPPEVTRHSGPASAVTGPEIPTEVTRHSGTAGAVTGPKIQAEVTRRGDLESAVTDLKIPAKVTGHIALTEVTGHMGPPEVTGHSSPASAVNGLKAAAEVTHHMGLNYVTGHGAPASAVTGPKIQAEVTRHIALTEVTGHMGIPVVTRHSSPASAVTGLKAAAEVTHQMGLNYVTGHGGPANAVTGPKITVEVTRRGDLASAVTGLKIPADVTGHSSPTSVVTGPKHSDEMTGHGGPTYATEPGGPASVVTSPNYPNVTSVTVSEQKPGEMLHNVSQLIPFSKLNLTSNVTSYSATTNFNYPAASSVSYASAARELGNQALVMSGPRASAVAAASGPRASAVAAASGPRASAGAAASGPRASAGAAASGLLIATRGYWEESTG, from the exons ATGGGACCATCTAAAGTAACTAGGCATAGTGGCCCAGCAAGTGCTGTGACAGGCCTGAAAATCCCATCTGAAGTAACCATGCGTGGTGACCTAGCAAGTCCTGTGACTGGCCCAAAAATCCCAGCTGAAGTAACCAGGCTTGGTGACCTAGCAAGTGCTGTGACTGACCTGAAAATCCCAGCTAAAGTAACCATGCGTGGTGACTTAGCAAGTCCTGTGACTGGCCCAAAAATCCCAGCTGAAGTAACCAGGCTTGGTGACCTAGCAAGTGCTGTGACTGACCTGAAAATCCCAGCTAAAGTAACTGGACACATTGCACTGACTGAAGTGGCTGGGCATATGGGACCACCTGAAGTAACCAGGCATAGTAGCCCAGCTAGTGCTGTGACTGGCCTGAAAGCCGCAGCTGAAGTAACCCATCACATGGGCCTAAATAATGTAACTGGTCATGGTGCCCCAGCAAGTGCGGTGACTGGCCTGAAAATCCCAGCTGAAGTAACCATGCGTGGTGACCTAGCAAGTCCTGTGACTGGCCCAAAAATCCCAGCTGAAGTTACCAGGCACATTGCACTGACTGCAGTGACTGGGCATATGGGAACACCTGAAGTAACCAGGCATAGTAGCCCAGCAAGTGCTGTGACTGGCCTAAAAGCCGCAGCTGAAGTAACTGGTCAAAGTAGCCCAGCAAGTGCTGTGATTGGCCCAAAAATCCAAGCTGCAGTTACCCGGCACATTGCACTGACTGAAGTGACTGGGCATATGGGACCACCTGAAGCAACCAGGCATAGTAGCCCAGCAAGTGCTGTGACTGGCCTAAAAGCCGCAGCTGAAGTAACCCATCACATGGGCCTAAATTATGTAACTGGTCATGGTGCCCCAGCAAGTGCGGTGACTGGCCCAAAAATCCCAGCTGATGTTACCAGGCACATTGCACTGACTGAAGTGACTGGGCATATGGGAACACCTGAAGTAACCGGGCATAGTAGCCCAGCAAGTGCTGTGACTGGCCTAAAAGCCGCAGCTGAAGTAACCCATCACATGGGCCTAAATTATGTAACCAGGCATAGTGGCACAGCAGGAGCTGTGACAGGCCTGAAAATCCCTGCTGAAGTAACCATGCGTGGTGACCTAGCAAGTCCTGTGACTGGCCTGAAATTCCCAGCTGAAGTAACTGGTCAAAGTAGCCCAGCAAGTGCTGTGATTGGCCCAAAAATCCCAGCTGAAGTTACCGGGCACATTGCACTGACTGAAGTGGCTGGGCATATGGGAACACCTGAAGTAACCAGGCATAGTAGCCCAGCAAGTGCTGTGACTGGCCTGAAAGCCGCAGCTGAAGTAATCCATCACATGGGCCTAAATTATATAACTGGACATGGTGGCCCACTAAATGCGGTGACTGGCCCAAAAATCACAGCTGAAGTAACCAGGCGTGGTGACCTAGCAAATGCTGTGACTGAGCTGAAAATCCCAGCAAAAGTAACTGGGTACATTGCATTGACTGAAGTGACTGGGCATATGGGACCATCTGAAGTAACCAGGAACAGTGGCCCAGCAAGTGCTGTGACCGGCCCAAAAATCCAAGCTGAAGTTACCAGGCAAAGTGGCCCTGCAAGTGCTGTGACAGGCCTGAAAATCCCAGCTGAAGTAACTGGTCAAAGTAGCCCAGCAAGTGCTGTGACTGGCCCAACAATCCCAGCTGAAGTTACTGGGCACATTGTACTGACTGAAGTGACTGGGCACATGGGACCAATAGAAGTAACCAGGCATAGTGGCCCAGCAAGTGCTGTGACAGTCCTGAAAATCCCAGCTGAAGTAACCAGGCTTGGTGACCTAGCAAGTCCTGTGACTGGCCCAAAAATCCCAGCTGAAGTAACCAGGCTTGGTGACCTAGCAAGTGCTGTGACTGACCTGAAAGCCGCAGCTGAAGTAACCCATCACATGGGCCTAAATAATGTAACTGGACATGGTGCCCCAGCAAGTGCGGTGACTGGCCCAAAAATCCCAGCTGAAGTTACTGGGCACATTGCACTGACTGAAGTGACTGGGCATATGGGACCACCTGAAGTAACCAG GCATAGTGGCCCAGCAAGTGCTGTGACAGGCCCAGAAATCCCAACTGAGGTAACCAGGCATAGTGGCACAGCAGGTGCTGTGACAGGCCCAAAAATCCAAGCTGAAGTTACCAGGCGTGGTGACCTAGAAAGTGCTGTGACTGACCTGAAAATCCCAGCTAAAGTAACTGGGCACATTGCACTGACTGAAGTGACTGGGCATATGGGACCACCTGAAGTAACCGGGCATAGTAGCCCAGCAAGTGCTGTGAATGGCCTGAAAGCCGCAGCTGAAGTTACCCATCACATGGGCCTAAATTATGTAACTGGACATGGTGCCCCAGCAAGTGCGGTGACTGGCCCAAAAATCCAAGCTGAAGTTACCAGGCACATTGCACTGACTGAAGTGACTGGGCATATGGGAATACCTGTAGTAACCAGGCATAGTAGCCCAGCAAGTGCTGTGACTGGCCTGAAAGCCGCAGCTGAAGTAACCCATCAAATGGGCCTAAATTATGTAACTGGACATGGTGGCCCAGCAAATGCAGTGACTGGCCCAAAAATCACAGTTGAAGTAACCAGGCGTGGTGACCTAGCAAGTGCTGTGACTGGGCTGAAAATCCCAGCTGACGTAACCGGTCACAGTAGCCCAACAAGTGTAGTGACTGGCCCAAAACACTCAGATGAGATGACAGGGCATGGTGGCCCAACCTATGCAACTGAGCCTGGTGGCCCAGCAAGTGTGGTGACTTCCCCAAATTACCCAAATGTTACATCTGTTACTGTGTCTGAACAGAAACCAGGTGAAATGCTTCATAATGTCTCGCAACTGATTCCTTTTTCCAAGTTGAACCTTACCTCAAATGTGACAAGTTACTCAGCTACCACCAACTTTAATTACCCAGCAGCATCATCTGTCTCCTATGCCTCAGCAGCAAGAGAATTAGGCAACCAGGCTTTAGTAATGTCGGGTCCCCGGGCCTCTGCCGTCGCGGCGGCGTCGGGTCCCCGGGCCTCTGCCGTCGCGGCGGCGTCGGGTCCCCGGGCCTCTGCCGGCGCGGCGGCGTCGGGTCCCCGGGCCTCTGCCGGCGCGGCGGCGTCGGGCCTCCTGATTGCAACCAGGGGATACTGGGAG GAATCTACTGGTTGA
- the LOC114839752 gene encoding mucin-19 isoform X7, which produces MGPSKVTRHSGPASAVTGLKIPSEVTMRGDLASPVTGPKIPAEVTRLGDLASAVTDLKIPAKVTMRGDLASPVTGPKIPAEVTRLGDLASAVTDLKIPAKVTGHIALTEVAGHMGPPEVTRHSGPASAVTGPEIPTEVTRHSGTAGAVTGPKIQAEVTRRGDLESAVTDLKIPAKVTGHIALTEVTGHMGPPEVTGHSSPASAVNGLKAAAEVTHHMGLNYVTGHGAPASAVTGPKIQAEVTRHIALTEVTGHMGIPVVTRHSSPASAVTGLKAAAEVTHQMGLNYVTGHGGPANAVTGPKITVEVTRRGDLASAVTGLKIPADVTGHSSPTSVVTGPKHSDEMTGHGGPTYATEPGGPASVVTSPNYPNVTSVTVSEQKPGEMLHNVSQLIPFSKLNLTSNVTSYSATTNFNYPAASSVSYASAARELGNQALVMSGPRASAVAAASGPRASAVAAASGPRASAGAAASGPRASAGAAASGLLIATRGYWEESTG; this is translated from the exons ATGGGACCATCTAAAGTAACTAGGCATAGTGGCCCAGCAAGTGCTGTGACAGGCCTGAAAATCCCATCTGAAGTAACCATGCGTGGTGACCTAGCAAGTCCTGTGACTGGCCCAAAAATCCCAGCTGAAGTAACCAGGCTTGGTGACCTAGCAAGTGCTGTGACTGACCTGAAAATCCCAGCTAAAGTAACCATGCGTGGTGACTTAGCAAGTCCTGTGACTGGCCCAAAAATCCCAGCTGAAGTAACCAGGCTTGGTGACCTAGCAAGTGCTGTGACTGACCTGAAAATCCCAGCTAAAGTAACTGGACACATTGCACTGACTGAAGTGGCTGGGCATATGGGACCACCTGAAGTAACCAG GCATAGTGGCCCAGCAAGTGCTGTGACAGGCCCAGAAATCCCAACTGAGGTAACCAGGCATAGTGGCACAGCAGGTGCTGTGACAGGCCCAAAAATCCAAGCTGAAGTTACCAGGCGTGGTGACCTAGAAAGTGCTGTGACTGACCTGAAAATCCCAGCTAAAGTAACTGGGCACATTGCACTGACTGAAGTGACTGGGCATATGGGACCACCTGAAGTAACCGGGCATAGTAGCCCAGCAAGTGCTGTGAATGGCCTGAAAGCCGCAGCTGAAGTTACCCATCACATGGGCCTAAATTATGTAACTGGACATGGTGCCCCAGCAAGTGCGGTGACTGGCCCAAAAATCCAAGCTGAAGTTACCAGGCACATTGCACTGACTGAAGTGACTGGGCATATGGGAATACCTGTAGTAACCAGGCATAGTAGCCCAGCAAGTGCTGTGACTGGCCTGAAAGCCGCAGCTGAAGTAACCCATCAAATGGGCCTAAATTATGTAACTGGACATGGTGGCCCAGCAAATGCAGTGACTGGCCCAAAAATCACAGTTGAAGTAACCAGGCGTGGTGACCTAGCAAGTGCTGTGACTGGGCTGAAAATCCCAGCTGACGTAACCGGTCACAGTAGCCCAACAAGTGTAGTGACTGGCCCAAAACACTCAGATGAGATGACAGGGCATGGTGGCCCAACCTATGCAACTGAGCCTGGTGGCCCAGCAAGTGTGGTGACTTCCCCAAATTACCCAAATGTTACATCTGTTACTGTGTCTGAACAGAAACCAGGTGAAATGCTTCATAATGTCTCGCAACTGATTCCTTTTTCCAAGTTGAACCTTACCTCAAATGTGACAAGTTACTCAGCTACCACCAACTTTAATTACCCAGCAGCATCATCTGTCTCCTATGCCTCAGCAGCAAGAGAATTAGGCAACCAGGCTTTAGTAATGTCGGGTCCCCGGGCCTCTGCCGTCGCGGCGGCGTCGGGTCCCCGGGCCTCTGCCGTCGCGGCGGCGTCGGGTCCCCGGGCCTCTGCCGGCGCGGCGGCGTCGGGTCCCCGGGCCTCTGCCGGCGCGGCGGCGTCGGGCCTCCTGATTGCAACCAGGGGATACTGGGAG GAATCTACTGGTTGA